The genomic stretch ATAACGAGTAAAGCTCGAAATAAATTAATAAATGTCGCCAGCAGTAGCAAAATAATAATAATTTTAATCATAAGGGGTGTCCTGTGGATTTAGCCTCAGTTATTAAGGGTAGAGCAAAAGCGCCTATTTTGGCAGCGTTAATCGTTTTACTTGTGTGCTTATCACTGTCAGCGTGGCAGTGGCAACGAGCACAAAAAAAACACCTTATAAATGCTGAAATAACTCAGCAGAAAACAGCTTTATCCAGTTCCGAGCAAGCAAGCGTGCTAGATAGCCATAACACCCAGGTAACCATACAAGGTGAGTTTATCGCAGGGCATGTCTGGTTTTTGGATAACCAAGTGGTCAAAGGGAAAGTCGGTTTCGATGTAATTGCACTGTTTCGAGCGCAACATACGGGCGAGCAATTTATTGTTAATCTCGGGTTCGTGCCGCAAAAGTCAAGCCGTACACCTCCCACGTTTCTGCCACCTAAAGGAGTACAAACGTTATCTGCCTATATTAAGCCTAAGGGCAGTAAAAGCTTTACTCTCGCAGACTCGGCAGCACAAGGCAGTGATGGCCAAAATATAATTCAATACATTGATGTTGAATACCTAGCGCAGCAATCTGACATTCGCCTAGTTCCGGTCATCGCCTACCTCAATACACCTCTCGGTGATACGACAGAGCCTCATTATCAACCTGTTGTGATGTCACCACAAAAACATGAAGCATACGCATTACAGTGGTTGTTAATCGGCCTAGCTGCAGCGGTTATTGGTTGGAAATTATCAAAGAAGGAGTATAGCAATGTCTAAACCGGGAGTTTGGTTTGTGGGGCTTTTCTTATTACCCATTATTGTAGCATTTACGGCGTTAAAGCTGGATTGGCTACCTAATGAAACAACCAATCATGGGGCCTTTTTGGGTTTTGAGCTGCGTCAGCCTGAACTGGTATTAAACACTGAGTGGACGATTGCATTTCAACGTCCGCAACAATGTGACAAGCAGTGTCAGACTATGCTGCAAAGCTTACCTAACTTATATACAGCGCTGGGGAAAAATCAACACAAAGTGTCGCTTGTGGTACTACAACAACCAGCAGACGCACCAATAAAAAACACTCAAACAGTCAACTTAGAGATCGCTAAATTAAAAGATAACTATTTATACCTTGTTGACAAAACCGGGCTTTTTGTCCTTGAGTACGCACCCAGTGTAAAGCTTGATGAAGCGCGAGAAGTACAAAAAGGGTTGCTCAAGGATATAAAAAAACTGCTGAATTACTCTCGTTCTAGTTAGGGTAGGAGACTGAGATGACAAAAACAAAAATTCGCATTTCTTTATTTGCAGCAGTGGTTGCGATAGTGGTTGTAACTTTGGGCGCTTTTACTCGGTTGAGTGATGCCGGGCTTGGTTGTCCTGATTGGCCTGGGTGCTACGGCTTTCTAACCGTGCCAAATGAAAGCCATGAGTTGACAGCTGCAAAAGACAAGTTTCCTCATTTAGAAGTTGAGGCGGACAAAGCTTGGATTGAAATGATCCATCGCTATTTTGCTAGCTTTTTGGGCTTACTTATTTTATTACTGGCCGCTGCCAGAGTGCTGAAGAATAAACAAGAGTCTGGACCTCGGCGCCATTATTACTTGCTCTTACTGCTGGTGCTATTTCAAGGGGCGCTCGGGATGTGGACGGTTACTATGAACCTCCAGCCAGTGGTAGTGATGGGGCACTTACTGGGTGGCTTTAGTATTTTAGCGTTACTGACCTTGTTGGTGTTGCGGCTCAGGCACACGAGTATTAAGGCCAGTGTAACTGTGCAGCAATTCAAGTTATGTATTCTGGCTTTGGCTGTACTGGTTGTACAAATTGCTTTAGGTGGCTGGTTGGCTGCAAACTATGCAGCGCCACATTGTACTGGGTTACCACTGTGCGACAACATGGAGCTGTTCTCATGGCGCAGCATTTTTATCATGCCTGAAGCGGCTGCTAGCTATGAATTTGGGGTGTTGCCGTTTGAGTCTCGAGTTTCTATTCACTTTATTCATCGTTTGTGGGCGTTGGTTACCGTTGCCTTTTTGTGTTTAGCCTGTTGGCCATTGATGAAGTCAACTCAGCATCCTATGCTGCGTTTTTCAGCAATGTTGGTGCTAATACTGGTGGCACTGCAAGTGCTGCTAGGTATGGCCATAGTGCATTTCCAATTCCCATTATTACTTACATTATTCCACAACTTCATGGCAGCTATGGTGCTTTTGGCTACAGTGAGGTTATGTTTCTTCGCGCACTTAGCGAGAAAAATCGGAGGTCAATATGCAGTCTCTCATTAGAACAGAAATACAACACCTGGCTGGAACGCTCAAAGCGTGTTTTGCGATGTGTAAATTTAAGGTCGTGTGCATGCTAGTCATCACCGCTTGGGTTGGCCTGATGTTGGCTCCAGAAACACAAAGAAGTGTGCTGCAACAACTAATGAGTCTTTTGGGTATTGGCTTGCTATCGAGTAGTGCCGCTGCGGTTAATCATATAGTTGACCGCGAGATTGATAAAAAGATGGCGCGGACCAGAGCGCGGCCAATGGCCAACGACGCGGTTTCAGTCTCGACAGCGCTTGCGTTTTCATTGGTTCTGGCTGTAGCTGGCTATGCATTATTGATGTCATTTGCAAATCCACTCACAGCATGGCTGACGCTAGCGGCCCTGTTTGGCTACGCGGTGGTTTATACCTTGCTGTTAAAGCGTGCTACCCCGCAAAATATTGTTATTGGTGGCCTAGCCGGGGCTATGCCACCACTTTTGGGTTGGGTGAGTGAAACGGGGCAGTTAGGCGCTGAGCCTTGGCTACTGGTGATGATTATATTTGCCTGGACTCCACCACACTTTTGGGCCTTGGCAATTGCACGAAAAAGAGACTATGAGAAAGCCGAAGTGCCTATGCTGCCAGTCACGCATGGTGAATCATTCACTAAGTTGTGTGTGTTATTTTATACTATTATTCTGACGCTGGTTTGTTTACTGCCCTATTTAGTGGGCATGTCCGGTTGGTTTTATTTAATCGCCGCCAGTGTGGTGAACGTGATGTTTATTTACAAGGCGGTGAAGTTGCTGAGAACGCAAAGCCTTGAGTATGCGATGCGCGTTTTTTACTTCTCGATCTGGCATTTGCTTGTTATCTTTGTTGCTCTATTTATAGATAAAACAATCATATGAAACGATTTCTGATTTTTTTGTTGGTAGGCGCTATTGCTGCCTGTGCACCTCCACCAGATGTCTCTGAGAAAGTGGTGTGGTATGAGCAACCTAAGGCATTACAAAGCTTTGAGTTAAATGATCAACACGGTAATACTATCACCAATACCGCGTTACAAGGGTCGTGGACGTTGCTGTTTTTAGGTTATACCAGCTGCCCTGATATTTGCCCAATGACGCTATTAAAGTTAGCACATACTTATCAGGCGTTGGAGAGTAACGAGGACGTCGACGTCTGGTTTGTATCGGTTGATCCCAATCGCGATACTCAGCAAAAGCGTGCCGCGTATATCAAGCACTTTAATCCTGAGTTCAAAGCCGTCTCAGCTGAACATGCGCAGTTATTCCCTTTCGTCAAAGATTTAGGGTTAATCTATGCCATTAACCAACAAAGCGACCAAGATTACTATGTTGACCACAGCGCTTCGGTCGCATTAGTAAATCCTCAAGGTAAGTTGGAGGCCATTTTTAAACCCACTTACGCGCCGGGAAGTGTCCCTACCATTGATGAAAAGCAGCTTTTAACCGACCTACAACATATCATAAATTAGTCTAATACTGACATGGGTGAATGCCCATGTCAGTTCCCCTTTCGTGCTCTAACGCTCTAATTATTTGTGTATTTTTCATCAAACATGGTGGCATTTTTGCGATCAGGGTCTAAGCTATTTTTATTACTCTTTTTTACAAGGATTGTCTTCAGCTTATGTTGAAACTTCCAGCTGACATGTCGATACATCATGTTGAAGGTCTGTATCAACAGATCACCCAAGACTCTGGCGAAACTTCTGATGTCACTGTTGATATTAGTGACGTACAGCGTGCTGATACTGCCTCTGTGCAGCTGTTGTGTGCGCTGCAAAAGCATCTACATACGCTCGAGCATGAAATTATTTGGCATGGCGAAAGTGAAGCATTGGCCCAGGCTGTGAGTGAACTAGGTCTAACTAACTATTTATTCCATGGTACTGAAAGTTAAGAGGTGAACATGAAGAAAATTTTAGCTGTGGATGATTCGGCATCTATGCGTCAAATGGTGGGGTTTACATTAAAGAAAGCCGGGTTTGATGTAACCGAAGCCAAAGATGGCAGTGAGGCATTAACGATAGCCAAGCAACAGGGCTTTGATGCGGTTATTTCTGACGTCAACATGCCAGTGATGGACGGCATTACTTTAATTAAAGAGCTGAGGAGCTTACCGAACTACAAATTTACGCCATTACTCATGCTGACGACAGAGTCGGGCTTAGATAAAAAAACCGAGGGGAAAGCAGCCGGGGCGACGGGCTGGATTGTGAAACCATTTAACCCAGAGCAACTGCTGGCAGTATTGAAAAAAGTCATTAGATAAGCGCTAAGGATAATGCCATGAGTATTGATTTAAGTCAGTTTTTCGATGTTTTCTTCGAAGAGAGCTTTGAAGGCCTGGATGTCATGGAGGCTGAGCTTCTGAACCTACAACCAGGCACAGAGGACTCCGAAACGATCAATACTATTTTTAGAGCAGCCCACAGCATTAAAGGGGGGAGTGGTACCTTTGGTTTTACCTCAGTGACTAATTTTACGCATGTGCTGGAAACCTTGCTGGATCAGATCAGAGATGGTCGGCGGCAGTTGACGGCAGAACATGTAAATCTGTTGCTACAGTCGGTAGATTGCCTGCGTGGTTTACTCAGTGCTCTGCAAGCGGAAGAAGAGCCTGACTTAACCGAGTCGTCAGAGCTAAAAGCGCAGTTTGATAGAATCTTGGGTAACGAAGAGCAAACTCTCCAGAGTGAACCACAGTCAAGCACGCCTGAGGCCGAAACAAACACTTACCAAATCGACTTCAAACCCCACTCACATTTATTCAAAACGGGCAATGAGCCGCTCTATATGCTTAGTGAGCTTGCGGAGCTTGGTGACTTAGAAACCCATGCATTTTGTGATGGTATTCCAAGTTTAGATAAGTTTAACCCCGAAGATTGTTATTTGAATTGGCGGCTATACCTAACAACAACACAAGGGCAATCTGCTATTCAAGAAATTTTTGAATGGGTAGAAGATGATGCCGATATCGACATCACCTTGTGTGGCGGCTTATTTGAATCTGAAGTACCTGAGCCGCAAGCCGAACAGTCAGAGGCACAAGTTCAAAATGCAGAGCCTAAACCCAGCGAACAGGCTAGCAAAAAGGCAAATACAGCAGCTAATAAAGTGCCTAGCTCGAAAAAAAGCTCGGAGTCGACATCCATTCGAGTTGGTATCGACAAAGTGGATTCACTAATCAACATGGTGGGTGAGTTAGTCATCACTCAAGCTATGTTAACCCAGCTAGGTGAACAAGAACCTACGGAGCAAACTTTAACGGCACTGCAAGAGGGCCTAGCGCAGTTAGCCCATAATACTCGAGATCTGCAAGAAAATGTCATGCGTATCCGCATGCTCCCTATTAGCTTTGTATTTAGCCGTTTTCCAAGGCTAGTACGAGATACCTCACAAAAACTCAACAAACAAGTTGAACTGAAGTTGCTGGGGGAGCAAACCGAGCTAGATAAAACGGTGATGGAGAAAATTTCTGACCCCATGGTGCACTTGGTGAGAAACTCGCTTGATCATGGCTTAGAGACCCCAGAAGAAAGAATAAAAGCAGGTAAAGACCCTGTTGGCCAAGTCACTTTGAATGCCTTTCACCAAGGCGGCAACATTGTCATCGAAATCATGGATGACGGTAAGGGGTTGAACACTGAAAAAATAAAAAGTAAGGCCATAGCTAATGGCTTGATCCAGGCCACAGACGATCTCAGCCCAGAAGAGATCAACGAGCTTATTTTTAGGCCTGGATTTTCTACGGTGGATGAAGTCAGTGATATTTCTGGGCGTGGCGTGGGCATGGATGTGGTGCGTAGAAACATTCAATCGTTAAACGGCAGCGTCGAGGTAAACTCGGCGCCCGGTGTCGGTTCAACCTTTACTATACGGTTACCTTTAACCTTGGCTATTTTGGATGGTCAGTTGGTCAATGTTGCTAGCCATACCTACATTATTCCACTCATTTCAATCGTTGAGTCATTGCAAATCAATATCGACAAAGTCAGTACTGTGGGTAATGGTCTCGAGGTGCTGCGTCTAAGGGATGAATATATTCCGATCTTACGATTGTATAAGTTATTTAACCATGATGGCGCCATTGAGGCGCTTGATAAGGCATTGCTGGTGGTGGTCGAGAGCGACAATCATAAGGTAGGGCTGCTGGTCGATGACTTATTGGGGCAACAACAGGTAGTCATCAAAAGTCTTGAAGCAAACTATCAGCGCGTCAATGGTATTTCGGGAGCAACAATACTGGGAGATGGGCGCGTTTCGCTAATTCTAGATATCACAGGGTTGATTAAACTTAGTGGACTCAAACGCCCAGGGTCACAAGATCTCTTGATGGAAAAGCAAGAAGAAGAGGTGACGACATGATGACCGAACAAGCATCAATTAACGAACAGTTGGTATTGACCAATCGCGAGGGAGACAAGCAGTTTCTCACCTTTATGATGGCTGAAGAAGAGTATGGCATGGATATTTTATCGGTGCAGGAGATCCGAGGGTGGGAAGAAGTCACTGCGATCCCTAACTCCCCTAAGTTTGTTAATGGTGCCATCAATTTGCGTGGCACCATAGTACCAATCATTGACCTACGTGTGCGATTTGGCCTGCCAAGAGTCGAGTATGGTCCCTTAACCGTGGTTGTGGTGGTGGCCGTAGAAATTCGCGACAACACCAAAGTTATGGGGCTGGTAGTCGATGCGGTTTCAGACGTGTACACCATCAATGAGGAAACAGCCAAGGATGTCCCTGAATTTCAAGGGTCAGAAAATAGCTTTTTTGTACAAGGTTTGGTGAACGTTGGAGAGAAAATGGTGGTTTTATTAAACCTAAAAAGAATTCTAGATTTAGATGAAAATCATAATGAGCAATTGGTTGTCGGGGGGTAACATGAGCGAGCAAGCGTTAGCAAGTCAATTAAATAATAGGATACTCATAGCGGGGGCCATCATTATTGCTGGGCTCGCAATCAGTATGCAAATGCTAAACATAAATATGTCTGCACAGGTTTATGTGGCGTTGGTCATTGCTGCGGTAAGCGTAATTGTCGCGATTTTATTGATGAAGCAAGGAGCGAATGCATTGCTAGAAAAGCTTCGCGATATGGAAGCCATTGCTCCGGCAATTGCAAACAAAGATGCCGACTTATTACGTGCCAGCGGTGTTTCTGAACACAGTAATTTATATCGTGCTGTGGCTGAGTTAATCAATGGCAAAGAAGACGCGCATGAGCACAGCCACAGTCTGTTATTGGCATTACAGGTTTGTCAGGCCAATATCATGCTAGCCGACGAGTCATTAAACATTGTATACATGAATGACTCTGTCATTCGTATGCTGCAAAAAAATGAAGCCAAGCTGCAGCAAGACTTACCAAACTTTTCAGTGAATAACTTAATTGGCCAGAATATTGATGCCTTTCATAAAAACCCCAGTCATCAACGCGGTTTATTAGCCAATCTTAGCCGTCCCTATACCACCAAAATCAAAGTGGCAGGGCTTACCTTTGACTTAATTGCCACTCCTGTATTTGGTGATGATGGTCAGCGCCTTGCAACCTTGGTGGAGTGGAAAGATTTAACCCGTGAGTTAAAAATGGAGCAAGAGCGGGCTGAGCTTGAAAGCTTCAACGCCAAAATTACTAATGCATTAGACGTTTGTCAGGCCAATGTAATGCTCGCGGATGAAAACCTCAACATAATATACGTCAATGAGTCTGTTGTAGAAATGCTGAAAGATAAGCAAGCGCAGTTGCGTGAATCTTTACCTAACTTCTCTGCCGATAACTTGGTTGGTAAGTGCATTGACGAGTTTCATGTGAACCCCTCTCATCAACGTAATTTACTCAGTAAACTGAGTGACGTATATAAAACCGACATTAAAGTTGCCGGTTGCACCTTTGGTCTTATCGCCACCCCGGTTTTCAATGACAACCATGAGCGTATTGGTGTTGTGGTTGAGTGGGACGATAAAACGGAACGGCTAGAAAAAGAGCGTAAAGAAAAGCGCCAAGCGTCGGAGAACTTATGGGTGCGCAGAGCGCTTGATAATGTCTCAACCAATACCATGATTGCCAATGCCGACTATGACATCGTTTACGTTAATGAAGCATTGCAAGAAATGATGGATGATGCGGAGCAAGATATTCGTAAAAGCCTGCCCAAGTTTGACAGCAAGAAGCTGATTGGTAGTAGCATCGATGACTTCCACAAAAACCCCAATCATCAACGCAGCTTACTGTCTCGTTTAGACAGCGAATACGAAACTGAAATCAAAGTAGGTAAACGCACCTTTGGCTTGGTCGCCAATCCCATTTTAAATGGCGACAATGAGCGAGTTGGTTTCGTGGTTGAGTGGGAAGATAGAACCAAAGAAATCGCCATTGAAAAAGAAGTGAATGATTTAGTTCAGGCAGCCAACCGTGGTGATCTTACGGCAAGGCTTTCAGAAGAGGGCAAAGATGGCTTTTACTTACGTTTGGTTAAAGGCCTTAATAGCCTAGTTGAAACCGTTGATGAGACTGTGACAGACATGGGCGATATGCTCGATTCACTGGCAACGGGTAACCTTACACGGCGAATTGATGGTGACTACCAGGGGGCTTATGAGCGCCTTAAGCGCGATGCCAATACGACTGCAGACAAGTTAACCGAAGTCTTGGGTCGTATTCGTACGTCGGCCAATTTAGTTGCCAGTGGCGCGGAAGAAATTTCACAAGGAAATGCGGATCTTAGTCAGCGCACCGAAGAGCAAGCATCGTCACTAGAAGAAACCGCTTCTAGCATGGAGCAAATGACCAGCACCGTGAAGCAAAATGCCGATAATGCCAAAACCGCCAATGAACTGGCTGAGGATACCTGCGATAAGGCCATTAAAGGCGGTGAAGTGGTCACTCGAGCTGTCGCAAGTATGTCTGAGATTAATGAATCCAGTAAGAAAATCTCAGATATTATTGGTGTCATTGATGAAATTGCCTTCCAAACAAACTTGCTGGCTCTGAATGCCGCTGTAGAAGCTGCCAGAGCTGGTGAACAAGGTCGTGGTTTTGCCGTTGTTGCCGGAGAGGTACGAAACTTAGCGCAGCGTTCAGCCGGTGCGGCAAAAGAAATCAAAGACTTGATCCGTGATAGTGTTGGTAAAGTTGAAGATGGTACCTTACTTGTAAATGAATCAGGAGAAACCTTGAAAGGGATCGTTGACTCAGTGAAACGAGTAACCAATATGATCTCCGATATTGCTGAAGCATCCATTGAACAAAGTTCAGGCATTGAGCAAGTTAATAAAGCGGTATCGCAAATGGATGAAATGACACAGCAAAATGCTGCGCTGGTGGAGGAAGCCTCTGCTGCAGGTGAGTCGATGGCAGAACAAGCCAATGATATGCGCAGATTACTCAACTTCTTTACTTTAGGTGACTCGCAACAGCCGCAAAGTGTTATTGAGCAACCCAGCAGCTTCTCTGCACCGGAAAAACAGCTGCCGCAGCAGAGCTCAACGACGCAAAAATCGGCAACGCCTTCTCGTGCTAATCAGTTTGCTAACGACTCAGAGGAGTGGGAGGAGTTTTAGTCTTGAGGTCCATATCCGGTGAGGTATTAAGGCAGTAATGATGGCGGCGATATCGCCGCCTTGTCTACTTAATACCCCAATAATAGTGTAAGCAGTGGCTCAGAACTGCTGCGATGTCAAAAGCGCCTATCTTTTTTATCAGTAACTGAAGGTTTAAGCCCTATGCGAGAGTTTTTATTAACAGACGCAGACTTTGCTACCATCTCAGCCCGAGTCTATAAGGCCTGTGGCATTGTGCTTGGGCCTCATAAAAAAGAGATGGTCTACTCCCGTCTTGCTCGGCGAATTAGAGCCAATAATTTGGACTCCTTTGGGGCTTATTTACGTTATTTAGATGAACATGAAAGTACTGAATTTAGTCATTTTATTAATGCCATAACGACTAACTTAACCTCCTTTTTTCGTGAAAATCATCACTTTGAGTTTTTGGCTCAACAGGCGGTGCCAGAAATCATGGCGCGGCATAAGCATGATAGAAGAGTCAGAATTTGGTCGGCTGGCTGCTCCACAGGCGAGGAGCCTTATAGTATTGCAATGACCATAGCCAATGCCTTTCCCAATGGTTGGGATGTCAAAATACTGGCCACGGATCTGGACTCCAATGTACTGACAAAAGCCAGTGCCGGAGAATACACCGCCCAGAATGTGACGGGGCTTGATGACGAAGTAAAGCACAAATGGTTTCTGAAAAGTGCGGATGGCAATCTCTATAAGACCAAACCGAAACTGCAAAGCTTGGTGCACTTTAAGCGTCTAAACCTTTTGGAACCGTGGCCAATGAAAGGACCATTTGACGTTATATTTTGTCGTAACGTATTAATTTATTTTGATAAAGAAACCAAAGATAAACTGTTTAGAAATTACTATAAAATGTTGGTGCCCGACGGCTATCTGTTAATTGGTCACTCGGAAACCATGGGAAAAGAACATTTCGAATTTCGTAACTTGGGTAAGACGATTTATCAGAAGGGCCCGTTAAATGAGAGAGTTTAAACCTGTTCTTGGCGGCTTCGAGCATGTAAAACGGTTTTGGGATTCAGGCCGTGCCAAAGTGGTGGCCAAGGTGCTGCCAGGAGAGTTTTACGTCTCAAAGCAAGATGAGCTAATCTCAACCGTGTTGGGCTCTTGTATTGCTGCTTGTGTGTATGATGAAAGGCTGGGTATTGGTGGTATGAATCACTTTATGTTGCCAGGGTTAAAAGCTGTGAAAGAGGTCCACGCCGATGACCTTAATTGTCGCTATGGTAACTGGGCCATGGAGTATTTGATCAACGAAGTATTAAAAAATGGCGCAGCGCGAAGTAATCTTAAAATTAAGTTATTTGGTGGTGGTAAGATTATTAGCTCGATGACCGACATTGGAGAGGGCAATATTCGTTTTGCTCAAGCTTACGTTGAAGAAGAAAGTCTGCGGCTGGTGTCACAAGATGTTGGCGGGCCTTGGCCACGCAAAGTGGTGTTCCATCCGCAAAGTGGTCGGGCACAAGTGAAAAAGTTACGACAGATGCACAATAATACCATTGAGCAGCGTGAAGTGCGTTATCTTCACGATATTGAAGAGCAAGACAACAAGACGGATATTGAGCTATTTTAGTGCTAGGGGGGATTTCATGACCTTTGAGCTGATAACAAACCCATTGAGTACGGCTAGAGCCGATTATATAGAGTGCCAGTCATGATAAAAGTACTGATTGTGGATGATTCGCCATTAATTAGGGGCTTACTAAAAGAAATTTTAGGTCAAGCCAATGGTATTGAGGTTGTTGGTACTGCTGAGGATCCTTTCCAAGCCAGAGAGCTGATTAAGTCAACCAACCCAGATGTCCTGACCTTGGACATTGAAATGCCAAAAATGAATGGCATTAGTTTCTTAAAAAACCTGATGCGATTACGACCAATGCCAGTGGTGATGATTTCAACATTAACCCAAGAGGGCTCACCTGCAACCATAGAAGCATTGGAGCTCGGTGCGGTAGACTTTATTTCTAAGCCCACCAGTAATGTTGCTGACACCATGATGTCGTATGCCGATATTTTGGTTAAAAAGATCCGAGTAGCAGCAACGGCTAGAGTCAGAACCTTCAGGCCACCTAAACAAGCTGAGATCCCTGTTGCTGATAAGTTGTCTTTCTCACGTACAACCGTATTTGCCATTGGCGCTTCTACTGGTGGTACTGAAGCGATCCGTGAAGTGCTAATGAAGCTACCCACTCACGCTCCCCCTGTGGTTATTACGCAACACATACCGCCGGTATTTAGCACGTCATTTGCGCTGCGTATGGACCGCACCTGTGCTGTCGCC from Pseudoalteromonas sp. UG3-2 encodes the following:
- a CDS encoding SURF1 family protein — its product is MDLASVIKGRAKAPILAALIVLLVCLSLSAWQWQRAQKKHLINAEITQQKTALSSSEQASVLDSHNTQVTIQGEFIAGHVWFLDNQVVKGKVGFDVIALFRAQHTGEQFIVNLGFVPQKSSRTPPTFLPPKGVQTLSAYIKPKGSKSFTLADSAAQGSDGQNIIQYIDVEYLAQQSDIRLVPVIAYLNTPLGDTTEPHYQPVVMSPQKHEAYALQWLLIGLAAAVIGWKLSKKEYSNV
- a CDS encoding transmembrane cytochrome oxidase associated protein, producing the protein MSKPGVWFVGLFLLPIIVAFTALKLDWLPNETTNHGAFLGFELRQPELVLNTEWTIAFQRPQQCDKQCQTMLQSLPNLYTALGKNQHKVSLVVLQQPADAPIKNTQTVNLEIAKLKDNYLYLVDKTGLFVLEYAPSVKLDEAREVQKGLLKDIKKLLNYSRSS
- a CDS encoding COX15/CtaA family protein; protein product: MTKTKIRISLFAAVVAIVVVTLGAFTRLSDAGLGCPDWPGCYGFLTVPNESHELTAAKDKFPHLEVEADKAWIEMIHRYFASFLGLLILLLAAARVLKNKQESGPRRHYYLLLLLVLFQGALGMWTVTMNLQPVVVMGHLLGGFSILALLTLLVLRLRHTSIKASVTVQQFKLCILALAVLVVQIALGGWLAANYAAPHCTGLPLCDNMELFSWRSIFIMPEAAASYEFGVLPFESRVSIHFIHRLWALVTVAFLCLACWPLMKSTQHPMLRFSAMLVLILVALQVLLGMAIVHFQFPLLLTLFHNFMAAMVLLATVRLCFFAHLARKIGGQYAVSH
- the cyoE gene encoding heme o synthase, which codes for MQSLIRTEIQHLAGTLKACFAMCKFKVVCMLVITAWVGLMLAPETQRSVLQQLMSLLGIGLLSSSAAAVNHIVDREIDKKMARTRARPMANDAVSVSTALAFSLVLAVAGYALLMSFANPLTAWLTLAALFGYAVVYTLLLKRATPQNIVIGGLAGAMPPLLGWVSETGQLGAEPWLLVMIIFAWTPPHFWALAIARKRDYEKAEVPMLPVTHGESFTKLCVLFYTIILTLVCLLPYLVGMSGWFYLIAASVVNVMFIYKAVKLLRTQSLEYAMRVFYFSIWHLLVIFVALFIDKTII
- a CDS encoding SCO family protein yields the protein MKRFLIFLLVGAIAACAPPPDVSEKVVWYEQPKALQSFELNDQHGNTITNTALQGSWTLLFLGYTSCPDICPMTLLKLAHTYQALESNEDVDVWFVSVDPNRDTQQKRAAYIKHFNPEFKAVSAEHAQLFPFVKDLGLIYAINQQSDQDYYVDHSASVALVNPQGKLEAIFKPTYAPGSVPTIDEKQLLTDLQHIIN
- a CDS encoding STAS domain-containing protein; amino-acid sequence: MLKLPADMSIHHVEGLYQQITQDSGETSDVTVDISDVQRADTASVQLLCALQKHLHTLEHEIIWHGESEALAQAVSELGLTNYLFHGTES
- a CDS encoding response regulator; translated protein: MKKILAVDDSASMRQMVGFTLKKAGFDVTEAKDGSEALTIAKQQGFDAVISDVNMPVMDGITLIKELRSLPNYKFTPLLMLTTESGLDKKTEGKAAGATGWIVKPFNPEQLLAVLKKVIR
- a CDS encoding chemotaxis protein CheA — translated: MSIDLSQFFDVFFEESFEGLDVMEAELLNLQPGTEDSETINTIFRAAHSIKGGSGTFGFTSVTNFTHVLETLLDQIRDGRRQLTAEHVNLLLQSVDCLRGLLSALQAEEEPDLTESSELKAQFDRILGNEEQTLQSEPQSSTPEAETNTYQIDFKPHSHLFKTGNEPLYMLSELAELGDLETHAFCDGIPSLDKFNPEDCYLNWRLYLTTTQGQSAIQEIFEWVEDDADIDITLCGGLFESEVPEPQAEQSEAQVQNAEPKPSEQASKKANTAANKVPSSKKSSESTSIRVGIDKVDSLINMVGELVITQAMLTQLGEQEPTEQTLTALQEGLAQLAHNTRDLQENVMRIRMLPISFVFSRFPRLVRDTSQKLNKQVELKLLGEQTELDKTVMEKISDPMVHLVRNSLDHGLETPEERIKAGKDPVGQVTLNAFHQGGNIVIEIMDDGKGLNTEKIKSKAIANGLIQATDDLSPEEINELIFRPGFSTVDEVSDISGRGVGMDVVRRNIQSLNGSVEVNSAPGVGSTFTIRLPLTLAILDGQLVNVASHTYIIPLISIVESLQINIDKVSTVGNGLEVLRLRDEYIPILRLYKLFNHDGAIEALDKALLVVVESDNHKVGLLVDDLLGQQQVVIKSLEANYQRVNGISGATILGDGRVSLILDITGLIKLSGLKRPGSQDLLMEKQEEEVTT
- a CDS encoding chemotaxis protein CheW → MMTEQASINEQLVLTNREGDKQFLTFMMAEEEYGMDILSVQEIRGWEEVTAIPNSPKFVNGAINLRGTIVPIIDLRVRFGLPRVEYGPLTVVVVVAVEIRDNTKVMGLVVDAVSDVYTINEETAKDVPEFQGSENSFFVQGLVNVGEKMVVLLNLKRILDLDENHNEQLVVGG
- a CDS encoding methyl-accepting chemotaxis protein; this translates as MSEQALASQLNNRILIAGAIIIAGLAISMQMLNINMSAQVYVALVIAAVSVIVAILLMKQGANALLEKLRDMEAIAPAIANKDADLLRASGVSEHSNLYRAVAELINGKEDAHEHSHSLLLALQVCQANIMLADESLNIVYMNDSVIRMLQKNEAKLQQDLPNFSVNNLIGQNIDAFHKNPSHQRGLLANLSRPYTTKIKVAGLTFDLIATPVFGDDGQRLATLVEWKDLTRELKMEQERAELESFNAKITNALDVCQANVMLADENLNIIYVNESVVEMLKDKQAQLRESLPNFSADNLVGKCIDEFHVNPSHQRNLLSKLSDVYKTDIKVAGCTFGLIATPVFNDNHERIGVVVEWDDKTERLEKERKEKRQASENLWVRRALDNVSTNTMIANADYDIVYVNEALQEMMDDAEQDIRKSLPKFDSKKLIGSSIDDFHKNPNHQRSLLSRLDSEYETEIKVGKRTFGLVANPILNGDNERVGFVVEWEDRTKEIAIEKEVNDLVQAANRGDLTARLSEEGKDGFYLRLVKGLNSLVETVDETVTDMGDMLDSLATGNLTRRIDGDYQGAYERLKRDANTTADKLTEVLGRIRTSANLVASGAEEISQGNADLSQRTEEQASSLEETASSMEQMTSTVKQNADNAKTANELAEDTCDKAIKGGEVVTRAVASMSEINESSKKISDIIGVIDEIAFQTNLLALNAAVEAARAGEQGRGFAVVAGEVRNLAQRSAGAAKEIKDLIRDSVGKVEDGTLLVNESGETLKGIVDSVKRVTNMISDIAEASIEQSSGIEQVNKAVSQMDEMTQQNAALVEEASAAGESMAEQANDMRRLLNFFTLGDSQQPQSVIEQPSSFSAPEKQLPQQSSTTQKSATPSRANQFANDSEEWEEF